Below is a genomic region from Rhododendron vialii isolate Sample 1 chromosome 5a, ASM3025357v1.
CTCATGATGCATTTCATGGTCCTTCAAGTAGTCTCAACAAATGAAGAGATAAGTCTATGTTTGTGATATGAAAAGTTTTCTGCAGACAGAATCTCAATTCTGTATAATTTAGTTCACATGTTACCTTTTCGGTGCTCATATACCCATTACCAGATTCATGAACAAGCCTAAGGTGTCATTCTTTCAGAAGCTTACTGGATGCATACGTTTCCAGAACTAAATAGACAAACAcataaggaaagaaaataatggCATACATTCCACAAATTTTCCTGCATAAGAGCTTTAGAATAAACACACCCGCCCAGTCACGCACCAAAAAAAACCTAGACAATGATCAAAGGAAAAAGAACGATATGAAACCACAAGGTAAATAGAATAGTACTTTGTCCCATGGACGGGAAGCTTTTGTAGGATCACTATTTCTCTGAGAAAGTGCTCGACATGCCACAAAACCTCCAATTCCTGAAACAATAGTTCTCATAAAGAAGCTAATGGCCGCAAGCTAATAAGACCAAACAAAACTGCAGATTAAGAAAATAGGATACCAATAGGTATGATACAAGCATCTGAGCCACCACTGAGCATCATGTCCTGCACTCTCTCATCCAATGTTAGAAACGAGCAGTACCATTGCAAGGTTATAGAACATGATATAGAAAAAATCCCACACTTCTACTGCACAACAGAGAGAACGCAAGACACTTACAGCTTCACCTCTGATGATATGGTTTGCGGCACTTAATATGCAGTGGTTACTTGTCGCACAAGCAGTAGAGATCGAATAGTTGGGGCCCATCCAACCCTGTAATTTGGTATGCAAAAGGCATATTAGGAAAGCTTGAATAGTGAAATAgtcagtcaagtggattttAACCAGAAGCAGCATAAGTTTAAACTCACCAAATCCACTCCAAGGAGGGCAGACCCCATGTTTGTAGACACGAAAGGTACACAGAAAGGACTCATCTTTTTGTATGAGACGCTTAGAGCTTTAATAGCATCATTGAAAACCTGATCAATGATGCAGAAACAACTGACTCAAAAATCAGCTACTAACTGGCTCAAAAATGCAGAATGGATCCTTGTCCGGCCTATATAGCTATATGCATATATTTTGGCTCtcaaaaagatttcaaaagatATCCTGTGCAACCACAGCATTTCAACGAATTATTGGCATTGAGACTCCGCCACTGCCATTTTGCGTTTAATAATCATGCAGAAGAAACCGAAACAGCTCCCAGTTGAGAGTGCCTATTGGCGTTGGGCCTTCCTGAACAGTGGTTCTTCCACCACACATGCAAATCACAAGGACAGAAATGTTTCAAGGAATAACACATTTCATGCTGCACTCGTTGCATAAAAATCGAACTTAAAGAACAGTCAGTAGTAGCTCTAGTAAAATCAGTTTCCACTTCACTCTTGATTTTCCTAGATTTGCATTCTAATGAAAGAAAAACCAGTCATTACCTGCATGCCACCCATGCCCGAGCCAATCAAAACCCCACATCGAGCTTTATCTAACTCCTTCATTACCTCTTCTGTAATGCCACCATTTGCCAATGCTTTCTTACCAGCGGTGAGCACAAAAAGCATGAATTTATCCAGCCTTTTGACCTGTTTAGGGTCAACCCAACCATCCGTTGAGAAATTCTTGATCTCTCCTGCAATTCTCTGCATTAGGAAATCAGCTATCAAAATCTAGACCATGAGCCTGgtcataaaaataagaaatggtCAAGGCGAGTTACAGTTGGAAACTGGGCACAGTCAAAGCCCTCAATTTCACTGATGCCGCTAACACCTTCAAGCAGATTATTGTAAAATATATCTGGGTCACGACCAAGAGAAGTCTCCACACCCATCCCTGTCACAACCACTCGCCTTTGAGTAGTAGGAAATCTGCTTTTCGTTGTGACTTCCTTTTCAGGTTTCACAGCAATAGCCATTGCTTGCCCTACAATATAAATACGTAAGCCACAGTAGATGCTTGTGCATGTCTCAATGCATATCACATGAGTTGACACTTAACAGCTATGTAATTGCCAATTAGGCATGCGGCCGATGGCCAAACAGCATCAAGCTAACTTACTAATATGAAACAATTTCACATTCAAGTCCAAACTTAAATATTGAAACATAGAATCAATCTATCTGAGTCAGCGAAGATAGTATTTTACTGCGGGGATTGCGTGCTGAAGTTGAGTGGTACAGTAAGGGGCGTACTCCCAAGCTCACAGGTTCTATTTTCATTGCTAGCAAAAATTCATGGGGCCGTTTGCTCAGTTGTGAACTATAGGATCCCAGGGTTAGCCAGAGGTGTTGTAAGCTAGTCGGACATCCGATTAGTCAAAAGTAATGTGATATCTGTAGATAACGCAAGCATGTTGAATTCCTCAAACAAGAAAACTAGCATTAGGCTTGCAAGGAACCGAAATACAAACATGGTGCAcaactatgaagcaccgacagcTAGAGATCGCCATATCCTTGTCGGAACCTACGGGGACACGTGACACGCCAGGGACACCCGAGGCACGTATGGGACATGCCATGTGACGTTTCTATTAAATAATAATCAGTTTTTGTGGTGGGACATGCCAGGGACACATATGGGGACACGGTAGGgtgatttttttaaatcttaaaaGTTTTTGAGGAGGGACATGCCAGGAGGGTGTTTTCTGCATGACTAAGGTTCTAAATGCCAGGTATTCTCACTCCTTGAACGCCTAGAACATGTAATTTGTAATTACAATTTCCAATAATTTCATacttgagagcttcattggaactaaaaggaaaaaatgttaaaaagaCTAAATGAAGAGAAACTAAATTACGATCAAACCGAGGTCAATAATGAATTTATGatcaataaagaaaaacttatCAAAAACGAAAATTCTAAAATGATGGACTCAAATAAAATCTATAGGCTAGTTAGCACAATTCAAAACCTCTGAGGTGCCTGGACTTAGGGATTGGCCGGGTGGCCATAGCCTGGACTTGGGTTGTTTGGAACCTAAGGAAAAGAGaggaatagaaagaaaaatgaaaaaaattcccTCCTCCTCCgtttggtttgagaggaaaaagaggagaaaataaCCGGAGAATAAATTCTTACACCGCCAGTGGAAAAGTAGATTTT
It encodes:
- the LOC131327011 gene encoding 3-oxoacyl-[acyl-carrier-protein] synthase II, chloroplastic-like isoform X1; the protein is MAASSSSSVAACMSIACGKDQPTMNIPPSSSLSGLGARKRRLSVSSKCRAVCSGQAMAIAVKPEKEVTTKSRFPTTQRRVVVTGMGVETSLGRDPDIFYNNLLEGVSGISEIEGFDCAQFPTRIAGEIKNFSTDGWVDPKQVKRLDKFMLFVLTAGKKALANGGITEEVMKELDKARCGVLIGSGMGGMQVFNDAIKALSVSYKKMSPFCVPFVSTNMGSALLGVDLGWMGPNYSISTACATSNHCILSAANHIIRGEADMMLSGGSDACIIPIGIGGFVACRALSQRNSDPTKASRPWDKGRDGFVMGEGAGALLLEELEHAKKRGAKIYAEVLGGSFTCDAYHMTEPHPEGAGVILCIERALSQSGVSREEVNYINAHGTSTPAGDLKEYQALVRCFGQNPELKVNSTKSMIGHLLGAAGAVEAVATVQAIQTGWVHPNINLENPDEGVDTNMLVGPRKERLDIKVAMSNSFGFGGHNSAILFSPYN
- the LOC131327011 gene encoding 3-oxoacyl-[acyl-carrier-protein] synthase II, chloroplastic-like isoform X2 — protein: MKIEPVSLGVRPLLYHSTSARNPRRQAMAIAVKPEKEVTTKSRFPTTQRRVVVTGMGVETSLGRDPDIFYNNLLEGVSGISEIEGFDCAQFPTRIAGEIKNFSTDGWVDPKQVKRLDKFMLFVLTAGKKALANGGITEEVMKELDKARCGVLIGSGMGGMQVFNDAIKALSVSYKKMSPFCVPFVSTNMGSALLGVDLGWMGPNYSISTACATSNHCILSAANHIIRGEADMMLSGGSDACIIPIGIGGFVACRALSQRNSDPTKASRPWDKGRDGFVMGEGAGALLLEELEHAKKRGAKIYAEVLGGSFTCDAYHMTEPHPEGAGVILCIERALSQSGVSREEVNYINAHGTSTPAGDLKEYQALVRCFGQNPELKVNSTKSMIGHLLGAAGAVEAVATVQAIQTGWVHPNINLENPDEGVDTNMLVGPRKERLDIKVAMSNSFGFGGHNSAILFSPYN